The proteins below are encoded in one region of Tsuneonella sp. CC-YZS046:
- a CDS encoding lytic transglycosylase domain-containing protein: MGSRHIAHKSKGPFHFLARVAQLDGRQSVKPKVCVRFTLGLLAAGLLATPAFPAQARSAAEYFRARSVQNNVPNVLSRSEQEYYGTAFSAIEKQDWSTVQRLLGERQDGPLHSVLRAKYYLAPNSPKIELAQIQDWLKTGIQLPDAAQLGRLALKRGATEMPALPTEQRFVSQPYAPKRVRPRSVEDGTMPSSISSAILDRIKADDPDGARQLLDGIDASLSSAARAEWRQRVAWSYYIENKDTAALAMAQTVSDGSGAWVAEGEWVAGLAAWRLADCETAAKSFEQAARQSTNSELTAAAYYWGSRASIRCRQPEKSAGLLRAAARLDETLYGMLAAEQLGSALPKSYSSPDFSEQDWLQLRDTPNVRVAVALAEIGRTSLADQILRHQARIGNPQDYAALTRLARDLGLTSTQLWMAHNAPQGGQTEPASRYPTPNWTPVNGWRIDPALVYAHSLQESNFRPDAVSPAGARGLMQIMPDTAKYHAPSLNMSASYTELSKPEVNMAYGQQTLESLRDSSGTQGLLPKVMAAYNAGLSPVTRWNSEVRCQGDPLLWMESIPYWETRGYVSIVMRNYWMYERQAGGESPSRSALAQGMWPKFPSGTQSGAIRLTANDVSGHGY; this comes from the coding sequence ATGGGATCTCGCCACATTGCTCACAAGAGCAAAGGCCCGTTCCACTTTCTGGCGCGGGTGGCTCAACTGGACGGAAGGCAAAGCGTGAAGCCGAAGGTTTGCGTGCGTTTCACACTGGGTTTACTCGCGGCGGGTTTACTCGCGACCCCTGCATTTCCGGCGCAGGCACGGTCGGCGGCGGAGTATTTCCGCGCCCGTTCTGTCCAGAACAACGTGCCCAACGTCCTGAGCAGGAGCGAGCAGGAATATTACGGCACCGCTTTCTCGGCTATCGAAAAGCAGGACTGGAGCACGGTCCAGCGCTTGCTGGGCGAACGCCAGGACGGCCCGCTGCACTCCGTGTTGCGCGCCAAATATTACCTTGCCCCCAACTCGCCGAAAATCGAGCTTGCCCAGATCCAGGATTGGCTGAAGACCGGCATCCAGCTGCCCGACGCCGCGCAGCTCGGCCGGCTGGCGCTCAAGCGGGGCGCCACCGAAATGCCCGCGCTCCCCACGGAGCAAAGGTTCGTCTCCCAGCCCTACGCGCCGAAGCGCGTGCGCCCGCGCTCGGTTGAAGATGGCACCATGCCGTCCTCCATCTCTTCCGCGATCCTCGACCGGATCAAGGCGGACGATCCCGATGGCGCCCGGCAATTGCTGGATGGGATCGACGCCTCGCTCAGTTCCGCCGCGCGCGCGGAATGGCGGCAGCGCGTGGCGTGGAGCTATTACATAGAGAACAAGGACACCGCCGCCCTGGCCATGGCCCAGACCGTTTCCGACGGAAGCGGGGCATGGGTGGCGGAAGGCGAATGGGTCGCCGGGCTGGCCGCGTGGCGGCTGGCAGATTGCGAAACCGCGGCGAAGAGTTTCGAGCAGGCCGCCCGCCAATCGACCAATTCCGAGCTGACCGCCGCAGCCTATTACTGGGGAAGCCGGGCCAGCATTCGCTGCCGCCAGCCGGAAAAATCGGCCGGGCTGCTGCGTGCCGCCGCGCGTCTCGATGAAACTCTCTACGGGATGCTCGCCGCCGAGCAGCTTGGCTCGGCCCTTCCCAAATCCTATTCCTCGCCGGACTTCTCGGAGCAGGACTGGCTCCAGCTGCGCGACACGCCGAATGTGCGCGTGGCGGTCGCGCTGGCCGAGATCGGACGCACCAGCCTTGCCGATCAGATCCTTCGCCATCAGGCGCGGATCGGCAATCCTCAGGACTATGCGGCGCTCACCCGCCTTGCACGCGATCTGGGCCTGACCTCCACCCAGCTCTGGATGGCCCATAATGCCCCCCAGGGCGGCCAGACGGAACCCGCCTCGCGCTATCCCACGCCGAACTGGACCCCGGTGAACGGCTGGCGCATCGATCCGGCGCTGGTCTATGCCCATAGCCTGCAGGAATCCAATTTCCGACCCGATGCGGTCAGCCCCGCCGGCGCGCGCGGCCTGATGCAGATCATGCCTGACACCGCGAAATATCATGCGCCCTCGCTCAATATGAGCGCATCCTACACGGAACTGTCCAAGCCTGAAGTGAACATGGCCTATGGCCAGCAAACGCTGGAATCTCTGCGCGATTCCTCCGGCACCCAGGGCCTGCTCCCGAAGGTTATGGCAGCCTATAATGCGGGCCTCAGCCCGGTTACGCGCTGGAACAGCGAAGTCCGCTGCCAGGGCGATCCCCTGCTCTGGATGGAATCGATACCCTATTGGGAAACGCGGGGGTATGTCTCCATCGTGATGCGCAATTACTGGATGTATGAGCGGCAGGCCGGTGGCGAATCCCCAAGCCGCAGCGCTCTTGCGCAAGGCATGTGGCCGAAGTTTCCTTCAGGCACCCAAAGCGGCGCGATCCGCCTGACCGCCAACGATGTGTCCGGGCATGGCTATTGA
- the moaB gene encoding molybdenum cofactor biosynthesis protein B, with translation MAIDPERQFKPINIAVLTISDTRGPEDDTSGDILAGRVKKAGHRLAARAILRDDADIITAHLNDWIDDPDIDAIVSTGGTGLTGRDVTPEALDRVKTRDIPGFGEIFRLISFNTIGTSTVQSRACAVVARGTYIFALPGSNGAVKDGWDGILAEQLDSRNRPCNFVELMPRLKEP, from the coding sequence ATGGCTATTGATCCGGAACGGCAATTCAAGCCGATCAATATCGCGGTCTTGACCATCTCCGATACGCGAGGCCCGGAAGACGATACATCTGGCGATATTCTTGCCGGGCGCGTCAAGAAGGCCGGGCACAGGCTGGCGGCCCGCGCGATCCTGCGGGACGATGCGGATATCATCACAGCCCATCTGAACGATTGGATCGACGATCCGGACATCGACGCCATCGTCAGCACGGGCGGCACCGGCCTGACCGGGCGGGACGTCACCCCGGAAGCGCTGGACCGCGTGAAGACCCGCGACATTCCCGGCTTCGGAGAAATTTTCCGCCTCATCAGCTTCAACACGATCGGCACCTCCACAGTGCAATCGCGCGCTTGCGCGGTGGTGGCGCGTGGAACCTATATCTTCGCCCTGCCCGGCTCCAACGGCGCGGTGAAGGATGGCTGGGACGGAATACTGGCCGAGCAGTTGGACAGCCGCAACCGGCCCTGCAACTTCGTCGAACTGATGCCGCGATTGAAGGAACCATAG
- a CDS encoding PA0069 family radical SAM protein: MSKRKPPAVHGRGAQSDSLSSRFGLPAREVGGDWLDARTEIDGAAPKLRTSVTEEHPKTILTFNQSPDIAFDRSINAYRGCEHGCIYCFARPTHAYHDLSPGLDFETRLFAKPGAAKLLRKTLARPGYKPRPIAMGTNTDPYQPIEQRYRITRAILEVCLETRHPVTITTKSARVLRDLDLLVEMARHRLIAVALSVTTLDPRLSILLEPRASAPLKRLDALAHLAEADVPAHCSIAPVIPAITDEFMERVLEAVAARGIRSASWIALRLPHEVAPLFREWLQVHFPERAAKVMAIVRSIRQGKDNDPNYFSRMRPTGVWADLFRARFTLACKRYGIGKGNFHLDCSQFRRPATDGQLQLL; the protein is encoded by the coding sequence ATGTCGAAAAGAAAGCCGCCTGCCGTTCATGGGCGCGGAGCCCAATCGGATTCTCTCTCAAGCCGCTTCGGGCTTCCCGCGAGGGAAGTGGGTGGCGACTGGCTGGATGCGAGGACGGAAATAGATGGCGCGGCACCCAAACTGCGGACCAGCGTTACCGAAGAGCATCCGAAAACCATCCTGACCTTCAATCAATCGCCGGACATTGCATTCGATCGATCCATCAATGCCTATCGGGGCTGCGAGCATGGCTGCATCTATTGCTTTGCGCGCCCCACCCACGCCTATCACGATCTGTCCCCCGGCCTCGATTTCGAGACCAGGCTGTTCGCCAAGCCCGGCGCCGCGAAATTGCTGCGCAAGACATTGGCGAGGCCGGGCTACAAGCCCCGGCCGATCGCGATGGGGACAAATACCGATCCCTATCAGCCCATAGAGCAGCGCTACCGCATAACGCGCGCCATTCTGGAAGTCTGCCTCGAAACCCGGCATCCGGTGACCATCACCACCAAATCCGCGCGCGTCCTGCGCGATCTGGATCTGCTGGTCGAAATGGCCCGGCATCGGCTCATTGCCGTGGCCTTGTCGGTCACCACCCTCGACCCCCGGCTTTCCATCCTGCTGGAACCCCGCGCTTCGGCACCGCTCAAGCGGCTCGATGCGCTGGCGCATCTCGCGGAAGCGGACGTGCCGGCGCATTGCTCCATCGCGCCGGTCATTCCAGCCATTACCGATGAATTCATGGAGCGGGTGCTGGAGGCAGTGGCCGCGCGTGGCATCCGCTCCGCCAGTTGGATAGCGCTGCGCTTGCCGCATGAGGTTGCGCCGCTGTTCCGGGAATGGCTCCAGGTGCATTTCCCCGAGCGCGCGGCCAAGGTGATGGCGATCGTCCGTTCGATCCGGCAGGGGAAGGACAATGATCCCAACTATTTCAGCCGGATGCGGCCGACCGGGGTCTGGGCGGACCTGTTCCGCGCCCGCTTCACCCTGGCATGCAAGCGATACGGCATCGGCAAGGGCAACTTCCACCTCGATTGCAGCCAATTTCGCCGCCCCGCCACGGACGGGCAATTGCAGTTGCTTTGA
- a CDS encoding long-chain fatty acid--CoA ligase, which yields MLGAMQDWELRVTGLLEHAAREHGSREIVTAWADGRETRTDWAGIRGDALRLVQALRRLGIRSGDRVATLAMNHSRHLVCWFGVPGAGAIVHTLNPRLFDDQLEYIANHAEDRVLIYDAAFQPIVDRMRPRWKTIEHYICFDPAGDPPPSASEQPMSFEEWIGAETGEAEWERGSERDPCMLCYTSGTTGHPKGVLYEHRSTILHTYAVASSAVMAMDARSVVLPVVPMFHANNWGLPWASAAMGAKMVFSAVNEPERLIRLMRAEGATHVAGVPTVWLSLFQCLDAAGEELPPIRQALSGGSALPRALIERLMRADVRVAHAWGMTETSPIATATYEPADWDRMSFEDRVRLKASQGRALFGTEVRAVDLDDPARTLPRDGKSAGALQVRGPWVIKRYFKAETDSVQEAGQWFDTGDVAVIHPDGTVQLTDRTKDVIKSGGEWISSVELENAAVAHPGVAEAAAIGVPHPKWDERPILVVVKKPECSVCEAELRSFLADKVAKWWLPDAVEFVDEIPHTGTGKISKKDLRARFAGYRLES from the coding sequence ATGCTGGGTGCTATGCAGGACTGGGAGCTACGCGTCACGGGTTTGCTGGAGCATGCCGCGCGCGAACACGGCAGCCGCGAGATCGTCACCGCCTGGGCCGACGGCAGGGAAACCAGAACCGATTGGGCCGGCATTCGCGGCGATGCCCTGCGGCTGGTCCAGGCCTTGCGGCGGCTTGGCATCCGCAGCGGGGATCGGGTCGCAACCCTGGCGATGAACCACAGCCGCCATCTCGTCTGCTGGTTCGGCGTGCCGGGCGCCGGTGCGATCGTTCACACTCTCAATCCTCGGCTGTTCGACGATCAGCTCGAATACATCGCCAACCATGCCGAGGACCGGGTGTTGATCTACGACGCGGCGTTCCAGCCTATCGTGGACAGGATGCGCCCGCGCTGGAAAACGATCGAGCATTACATCTGCTTCGATCCCGCAGGCGATCCGCCGCCCTCCGCCAGCGAGCAGCCCATGTCGTTCGAGGAGTGGATCGGGGCCGAGACGGGAGAGGCGGAGTGGGAACGGGGTAGCGAGCGCGATCCCTGCATGTTGTGCTATACCAGCGGGACGACCGGCCATCCCAAGGGAGTGCTGTATGAACACCGCTCCACCATCCTGCATACCTATGCGGTGGCTTCTTCCGCGGTGATGGCGATGGATGCGCGATCGGTGGTGCTGCCGGTCGTTCCGATGTTCCATGCCAATAATTGGGGGCTTCCCTGGGCCAGCGCGGCGATGGGGGCCAAGATGGTGTTCAGCGCGGTGAACGAGCCGGAGCGGCTGATCCGGCTGATGCGCGCGGAAGGGGCAACCCATGTGGCGGGCGTGCCGACCGTCTGGCTGAGCCTGTTCCAGTGTCTCGACGCGGCGGGCGAGGAGCTGCCCCCGATCCGGCAGGCCCTGTCGGGCGGTTCGGCACTGCCGCGCGCGCTGATCGAGCGGCTGATGCGCGCTGATGTGAGAGTGGCCCACGCCTGGGGCATGACCGAAACCTCGCCGATCGCGACCGCTACCTATGAGCCTGCGGATTGGGACAGGATGAGCTTTGAAGATCGCGTCCGGCTCAAGGCCAGCCAGGGACGCGCCTTGTTCGGAACCGAAGTGCGTGCGGTCGATCTCGACGATCCAGCCCGAACCTTGCCGCGCGACGGAAAATCTGCGGGCGCGCTGCAGGTGCGCGGGCCGTGGGTCATCAAGCGCTACTTCAAGGCCGAGACGGACTCCGTGCAGGAGGCGGGCCAATGGTTCGATACCGGCGACGTCGCCGTCATTCATCCCGACGGCACGGTCCAGCTGACCGACCGGACCAAGGATGTAATCAAGTCCGGCGGGGAATGGATCAGCTCGGTCGAGCTGGAAAATGCCGCTGTCGCTCATCCGGGGGTGGCGGAAGCGGCGGCGATCGGGGTGCCGCATCCCAAATGGGACGAGCGCCCGATTCTGGTAGTGGTGAAAAAGCCCGAGTGTTCGGTCTGCGAGGCCGAATTGCGCAGCTTTCTTGCGGACAAGGTGGCGAAATGGTGGCTGCCCGATGCCGTCGAGTTCGTCGACGAGATACCGCACACCGGCACCGGGAAGATCAGCAAGAAGGATTTGCGCGCGCGGTTCGCCGGCTATCGGCTGGAATCCTGA
- the dnaE gene encoding DNA polymerase III subunit alpha, producing the protein MAYAPFVPLRLLSSYSMLEGAIDPKAIAKLAKERSFPAIAICDRNGLYGSVAFAAACRDQGIQPIVGALLGVATGEGDAGSRIDFLPLYAKDEDGWNNLCHLVSRAHLDRPLHEEPHVLLADLEGRTDGLIALTGAGEGALARLFAEGQDRAALAYAERLETLFPGRLYIEIARRNDPVEEAAEDGLIALAYERGLPLVASNPANYADPHFTAAHDAMLCIAHSTHVDAVDRPRSSSNSFVKSAPMMAELFPDLPEALANTLVVAQRCAFAPPKRKPILPSLAGDKDGEARMMAEDARAGLAKRLEPYGELSPEERKAYEDRLDFEIEIINRMGFGGYFLIVADFIKWAKEQGIPVGPGRGSGAGSVVAWALTITDLDPIRLGLLFERFLNPERVSMPDFDIDFCETRRGEVIRYVQRKYGHDHVAQIITFGKLKARAVLRDCGRILQMSYGQVDRLCKMVPNHPTDPWTLPRALNGAAEFRREYETDGEVKRLVDLAMQLEGLPRNSSTHAAGVVIGDRPLAQLVPLYRDPRSDMPVTQFDMKHVEDSGLVKFDFLGLKTLSVLRKAVDLLGRRGITVDLDKLAWDDPQVYELLQSGNTVGVFQLESEGMRRTLAAVRPSNFADIIALVSLYRPGPMDNIPLFGRRKNGLEAIEYPHPKLEGILAETYGIFVYQEQVMQAAQILAGYSLGDADLLRRAMGKKIQAEMDAQRARFVEGCKEVSGIEKAKANELFDLIDKFAGYGFNKSHAAAYALLAYQTAWLKTHYPEEFYAASMCFDMHQSEKLAVFIDDARRQKPLAVEIAGPDINRSEAEFTVEQTDEGYAVRYALAGIRNVGEKAMEALVAEREANGRFASLEDLFRRLPPGSMNRRQLEGLAGAGAFDSIEPNRALILANADMLLAVADAAAREKSSGQAGLFGGEDHAEPSMRLASAAEWSRSERMAAERENFGFYFTAHPVEQYRAIASANGARSYDSLMQGGVPGGGRQQAVMAAMVEGVNRGKTRKGKDFVRADFSDSSGQFSAACFEESLVESFVRWAKDGTCILLNVELDSPSADEPPRVTVRGARPLAEVKSAAQMQLSLEITDAEGLALLAAMLMPDPESRGEVLARLRTGAGENPLLRLGENFRLDGELAERLQDVPGIANVSLRAKPASGHLRLVA; encoded by the coding sequence ATGGCATATGCGCCCTTTGTCCCGCTTCGGCTCCTGTCTTCCTATTCGATGCTGGAAGGCGCGATCGATCCCAAGGCAATCGCCAAGCTGGCGAAGGAGCGGAGCTTTCCCGCCATCGCGATTTGCGACCGGAACGGCCTTTACGGGTCGGTTGCCTTCGCGGCTGCCTGCCGCGACCAGGGCATCCAGCCGATCGTGGGGGCATTGCTAGGCGTCGCGACGGGTGAGGGGGACGCAGGCAGTCGGATCGATTTCCTGCCGCTCTACGCCAAGGACGAGGATGGCTGGAACAATCTGTGCCATCTGGTGAGCCGCGCGCATCTCGATCGCCCGCTGCATGAAGAGCCGCACGTCCTGCTCGCCGATCTCGAAGGCAGGACAGACGGGCTGATCGCCTTGACCGGCGCGGGCGAGGGGGCCTTGGCCCGGCTCTTCGCGGAGGGTCAGGACCGGGCGGCGCTCGCCTATGCGGAAAGGCTGGAAACCCTGTTTCCCGGGCGGCTCTATATCGAGATCGCCCGCCGCAACGATCCGGTTGAGGAGGCGGCCGAAGATGGGCTGATCGCGCTTGCCTACGAGCGGGGGTTGCCGCTGGTGGCCAGCAACCCTGCGAATTACGCCGACCCTCATTTCACGGCGGCGCATGACGCGATGCTGTGCATCGCTCATTCCACCCATGTGGATGCTGTGGACCGCCCCCGGTCCAGCTCCAATTCCTTCGTCAAATCCGCGCCGATGATGGCCGAGCTGTTCCCGGATTTGCCGGAGGCGCTCGCCAATACGCTGGTTGTCGCCCAGCGTTGCGCCTTTGCTCCGCCGAAACGCAAGCCCATCCTGCCCAGCCTGGCCGGGGACAAGGATGGCGAAGCGCGGATGATGGCGGAAGACGCCCGGGCCGGACTTGCGAAAAGGCTCGAGCCTTATGGCGAACTGTCGCCCGAGGAGCGCAAGGCTTACGAAGATCGTCTCGATTTCGAGATCGAGATCATAAACCGCATGGGCTTCGGCGGTTACTTCCTGATCGTTGCCGACTTCATCAAATGGGCCAAGGAACAGGGTATTCCGGTCGGCCCTGGCCGTGGTTCGGGCGCCGGATCGGTGGTGGCATGGGCGCTGACCATCACCGACCTCGATCCGATCAGGCTGGGCCTGCTGTTCGAGCGCTTCCTGAATCCCGAGCGCGTGTCGATGCCGGACTTCGATATTGATTTCTGCGAAACCCGGCGGGGCGAAGTCATCCGTTACGTCCAGCGCAAATATGGCCATGATCACGTCGCCCAGATCATCACCTTCGGCAAGCTGAAGGCCCGGGCGGTGCTGCGCGATTGCGGACGTATCCTGCAAATGAGCTATGGCCAGGTCGACCGGCTCTGCAAGATGGTGCCGAACCATCCGACCGATCCATGGACCTTGCCGCGTGCATTGAATGGCGCCGCGGAGTTCCGCCGGGAATATGAAACCGATGGGGAGGTGAAGCGGCTCGTCGATCTGGCGATGCAACTGGAAGGGCTGCCTCGAAACAGTTCGACCCATGCCGCTGGCGTGGTGATCGGGGACCGGCCGCTGGCGCAGCTTGTCCCGCTCTACCGCGATCCGCGGTCCGACATGCCGGTGACCCAGTTCGACATGAAGCATGTCGAGGATTCGGGCCTGGTGAAGTTCGATTTCCTCGGGCTGAAGACGCTGTCGGTGCTGCGCAAGGCGGTGGATCTGCTGGGCCGGCGGGGGATTACGGTCGATCTCGACAAGCTCGCATGGGATGACCCGCAGGTTTACGAATTGCTCCAGTCCGGCAATACCGTGGGGGTGTTCCAGCTGGAATCGGAAGGAATGCGGCGCACTCTCGCCGCCGTCAGGCCCAGCAACTTCGCGGATATCATCGCGCTCGTTTCGCTCTACCGGCCCGGTCCGATGGATAATATTCCACTGTTCGGACGCCGCAAGAACGGGTTGGAGGCGATCGAATATCCGCATCCCAAGCTGGAAGGCATTCTGGCGGAAACCTACGGCATCTTCGTCTATCAGGAACAGGTGATGCAGGCGGCGCAGATCCTTGCCGGCTATTCGCTTGGGGATGCGGACCTGCTGCGCCGCGCCATGGGCAAGAAGATCCAGGCCGAGATGGATGCCCAGCGCGCCCGCTTCGTCGAAGGCTGCAAGGAAGTTTCGGGAATCGAGAAGGCCAAGGCGAACGAATTGTTCGACTTGATCGACAAGTTCGCCGGCTACGGTTTCAACAAGAGCCATGCCGCCGCCTATGCATTGCTGGCCTATCAGACGGCTTGGCTGAAAACCCATTATCCGGAAGAGTTCTACGCCGCCTCGATGTGCTTCGACATGCATCAGTCGGAAAAGCTGGCTGTTTTCATCGACGATGCGCGACGGCAAAAGCCCCTGGCGGTTGAAATCGCGGGGCCGGACATAAACCGGTCGGAAGCCGAATTCACGGTCGAGCAGACGGACGAGGGATATGCGGTGCGCTATGCTCTGGCCGGCATTCGCAATGTTGGGGAGAAGGCCATGGAAGCGCTGGTGGCGGAACGGGAAGCCAACGGCCGCTTTGCCAGCCTTGAAGACCTGTTCCGCCGGCTTCCGCCCGGCTCCATGAACCGCCGTCAGCTCGAAGGGCTGGCAGGAGCAGGCGCGTTCGACAGCATCGAGCCGAATCGCGCGCTGATCCTGGCCAATGCCGACATGCTGCTGGCGGTGGCGGATGCGGCGGCGAGAGAGAAATCGAGCGGCCAGGCGGGCCTGTTCGGCGGCGAGGATCATGCCGAACCTTCGATGCGCCTGGCGTCGGCCGCCGAATGGTCGCGGTCCGAGCGGATGGCGGCGGAACGGGAAAATTTCGGGTTCTATTTCACCGCGCATCCCGTGGAACAATACCGCGCCATCGCTTCGGCCAACGGCGCGCGCAGCTATGACAGCCTGATGCAGGGCGGAGTTCCCGGCGGGGGTCGGCAGCAGGCGGTGATGGCTGCGATGGTCGAAGGGGTGAACAGGGGCAAGACCCGCAAGGGCAAGGATTTCGTCCGGGCGGATTTCTCGGACAGTTCCGGGCAGTTCAGCGCCGCATGTTTCGAGGAATCCCTGGTGGAATCCTTTGTGCGATGGGCGAAGGACGGCACCTGCATCCTGCTCAATGTGGAGCTGGACAGCCCGAGCGCGGATGAGCCGCCTCGGGTGACGGTTCGCGGCGCGCGCCCGCTCGCCGAGGTCAAGAGCGCGGCGCAGATGCAACTCAGCCTCGAGATCACCGATGCGGAGGGATTGGCGCTCCTTGCCGCCATGCTGATGCCCGATCCGGAATCCCGAGGGGAAGTGCTGGCTCGCCTGCGCACGGGAGCAGGGGAAAATCCGCTTCTGCGGCTGGGTGAAAATTTTCGCCTTGACGGGGAACTGGCCGAACGCTTGCAGGATGTTCCGGGCATCGCCAATGTGTCGTTGCGAGCCAAGCCGGCCAGTGGACATCTCCGCTTGGTGGCCTAG
- a CDS encoding Yip1 family protein — MKPAEEWPVIEAEPATVGDILTKYAIPLAAITPVASFIGGQVFGYGAFGLSYRPSLVGALGTAVIQFVMALVSLFLLSFIANFLAPKFGGTEDKLRAFKLVAYSLTASWVAGIFGLIPAIGFLAILGLYSIYLFYTGATPLMKVPQDKAGGYTAVTVLATVLIYLAAMAITGALTAMFVGNPLRDVTYSSDDGDLSGSVNVPGVGTIDIGKMEQAAKRMEDQASGKVKPVEAASLQALLPASIGNYARTAQQSTAAGGMGNVEGTYESGDNRFDLRITDTNALGALAGMGVAMGVEQSRQDAEGYEKTGVVDGRMQTEKWNNSGNRGTFGVMIGERFMVEAEGTVPNIDVLKAAVASVNEGSLAALAK, encoded by the coding sequence ATGAAGCCCGCTGAAGAATGGCCGGTGATCGAGGCGGAACCCGCCACGGTCGGCGACATCCTCACCAAATATGCCATTCCGCTGGCGGCGATCACGCCTGTTGCCAGCTTCATCGGCGGGCAGGTTTTCGGATATGGCGCCTTCGGCCTCAGCTATCGCCCCAGTCTCGTCGGCGCGCTCGGCACGGCGGTCATCCAATTCGTCATGGCGCTCGTCTCGCTTTTCCTGCTGAGCTTCATCGCCAATTTCCTGGCGCCCAAGTTCGGCGGAACGGAAGACAAGCTCCGCGCCTTCAAACTTGTCGCCTACAGCCTCACCGCAAGTTGGGTCGCCGGAATCTTCGGCCTCATCCCCGCCATCGGCTTCCTCGCCATTCTCGGGCTTTACAGCATCTACCTGTTCTACACCGGCGCCACGCCGCTGATGAAGGTCCCGCAGGACAAGGCAGGCGGCTACACCGCGGTCACGGTTCTGGCGACCGTGCTGATCTATCTGGCGGCCATGGCGATCACCGGCGCGCTCACGGCCATGTTCGTGGGCAATCCTCTTAGGGACGTGACCTACAGCAGCGACGACGGCGACTTGTCCGGCAGCGTGAACGTGCCCGGAGTGGGGACTATCGACATCGGCAAGATGGAACAGGCCGCGAAACGCATGGAAGATCAGGCCAGCGGCAAGGTCAAGCCGGTCGAGGCCGCGTCATTGCAGGCGCTTCTGCCGGCATCCATCGGCAATTATGCGCGCACCGCGCAGCAAAGCACCGCGGCCGGCGGAATGGGCAATGTCGAAGGCACCTATGAAAGCGGCGACAATCGGTTCGATCTTCGGATAACCGACACCAACGCGCTTGGCGCACTGGCGGGAATGGGCGTTGCGATGGGCGTGGAGCAATCCCGGCAGGATGCCGAAGGTTACGAGAAGACGGGCGTCGTCGACGGCCGGATGCAGACCGAAAAATGGAACAATTCAGGCAATCGCGGCACCTTCGGCGTGATGATCGGCGAGCGCTTCATGGTCGAAGCGGAAGGAACGGTGCCCAATATCGATGTGCTCAAGGCGGCGGTTGCGTCGGTCAACGAGGGAAGCCTCGCCGCCCTGGCGAAGTGA
- a CDS encoding ABC transporter ATP-binding protein, with protein MNNHDPVVRLTQLTRSFEQGGVRIDVLRGVDLAIRPGEIVALLGPSGAGKSTLLQAVGLLEGGFGGRIELAGTDASTLSGDDRTALRRDHLGFVYQFHHLLPDFTAEENVVLPQLIAGRSRSQAEERARELLDALGLGQRLDHRPSQLSGGEQQRVAVARALANRPELVLADEPTGNLDEVTADKVLQQFLKLVRGEGSAALVATHNERLARSMDRVVRLHEGLLE; from the coding sequence ATGAATAATCATGATCCGGTCGTGCGGCTTACGCAGTTGACCCGCAGCTTCGAGCAAGGCGGCGTGCGGATCGATGTCCTGCGGGGAGTGGACCTTGCCATCCGCCCGGGCGAGATCGTTGCCCTGCTGGGGCCTTCGGGGGCGGGGAAATCCACCTTGCTCCAGGCGGTCGGCCTGCTCGAGGGAGGGTTCGGCGGCCGGATCGAGCTCGCGGGCACCGATGCCAGCACGCTTTCCGGGGACGACCGCACGGCCTTGCGCCGGGATCATCTGGGCTTCGTCTACCAGTTCCATCATCTGCTGCCCGATTTCACGGCCGAGGAAAATGTCGTTCTGCCTCAGCTGATTGCCGGACGCAGCCGTTCGCAGGCGGAGGAGAGGGCGCGGGAACTGCTGGATGCGCTCGGGCTGGGCCAGAGGCTGGACCACCGGCCGAGCCAGCTTTCCGGAGGGGAGCAGCAGCGCGTTGCCGTCGCTCGCGCTCTCGCCAATCGCCCGGAACTGGTGCTGGCGGACGAACCTACCGGCAATTTGGATGAAGTGACCGCCGATAAGGTGCTTCAACAATTCCTCAAGCTGGTGCGCGGGGAAGGAAGCGCTGCGCTGGTGGCCACGCATAATGAACGATTGGCCCGATCCATGGATCGGGTGGTCCGCCTGCATGAAGGCCTGCTCGAATAG